A region from the Paenarthrobacter aurescens genome encodes:
- a CDS encoding DNA-3-methyladenine glycosylase I — MTPDSGTIVGEDGLARPLWASSDPLMQAYYDHEWGMPVRDEQGMYERISLEAFQAGLSWATILRKRDAFRRAFVDFHPECVAAFTEADVERLMLDAGIVRNRLKIKAAITNAKATIALREEGGLVGFVWSFQPQTTPMPTSMAEIPTSSPESVALSKALRKKGFAFVGPTTMYALMEAVGIIDTHLMDSHRRGTSGVWT, encoded by the coding sequence ATGACCCCGGATAGTGGCACGATCGTCGGTGAGGACGGCCTGGCCCGTCCGTTGTGGGCGTCCTCAGATCCCCTCATGCAGGCTTACTACGACCATGAGTGGGGAATGCCTGTCCGCGATGAGCAGGGCATGTATGAGCGCATCAGTCTCGAAGCGTTTCAAGCTGGTTTGTCCTGGGCCACCATTCTTCGGAAACGGGATGCCTTCCGGCGGGCATTCGTGGACTTCCATCCGGAGTGTGTCGCCGCCTTCACCGAGGCGGATGTAGAGCGGCTCATGCTCGACGCCGGAATCGTGCGCAACCGGCTAAAGATCAAAGCCGCCATCACCAACGCCAAGGCCACCATTGCTTTACGTGAGGAAGGCGGGCTGGTGGGCTTCGTCTGGTCATTCCAGCCCCAAACCACCCCCATGCCAACCTCCATGGCGGAGATACCAACCAGCTCCCCTGAGTCAGTTGCACTATCCAAAGCCCTGAGGAAGAAGGGCTTCGCTTTCGTGGGACCCACCACCATGTATGCCCTTATGGAAGCTGTAGGCATCATCGATACCCACCTGATGGACAGCCACAGGCGGGGCACCTCAGGAGTCTGGACCTAA
- a CDS encoding alpha-ketoglutarate-dependent dioxygenase AlkB — translation MSEDALFPLELVKPETHDAGPRLVAPGAVHIPGWLTVEQQRWIVARFGEWTQGPVPLRAATLPGGHQMSVRTVCLGWHWQPYRYTREATDVNGRPVLDFPDWMVRLGRKAVEAAYVSGGEIDESLSALATDYTPDAALVNFYDDGAAMGMHQDKDERSNAPVVSLSIGETCLFRFGNTQTRTKPYKDVELRSGDLFVFGGPSRFAYHGIPKVFPDTAPDGCGLSRGRINITMRVTGLS, via the coding sequence ATGAGCGAGGACGCACTGTTTCCGCTGGAGCTGGTAAAGCCGGAAACGCACGACGCCGGTCCTCGCCTGGTAGCGCCCGGCGCCGTCCACATTCCCGGCTGGCTCACTGTGGAGCAGCAGCGATGGATCGTGGCGCGCTTTGGCGAATGGACACAAGGGCCGGTTCCCTTACGCGCAGCTACTCTTCCGGGTGGACACCAGATGTCGGTACGGACCGTTTGCCTCGGTTGGCACTGGCAGCCTTACCGCTATACACGGGAAGCCACCGACGTCAACGGCCGTCCTGTGCTCGATTTCCCGGACTGGATGGTGCGCTTGGGGCGGAAGGCGGTGGAAGCCGCCTATGTCTCTGGCGGGGAAATTGATGAATCCCTGAGCGCCTTGGCCACCGATTACACGCCCGACGCCGCGCTGGTGAACTTTTATGATGACGGCGCCGCCATGGGCATGCACCAGGATAAGGACGAGCGCTCCAACGCACCTGTGGTTTCGCTGAGCATCGGTGAAACGTGCCTTTTTCGCTTTGGCAATACGCAGACGCGGACCAAGCCATACAAGGACGTTGAACTTCGCTCCGGAGACCTCTTCGTCTTTGGAGGCCCGTCCAGGTTCGCTTATCACGGCATCCCCAAAGTCTTCCCGGACACGGCACCGGATGGGTGCGGGCTCTCACGGGGGCGGATCAACATCACCATGCGGGTCACCGGATTATCCTGA
- a CDS encoding methylated-DNA--[protein]-cysteine S-methyltransferase, translated as MTLELSPDHAEVVSLLHPLDAGLEPAIASLHARLARDAQLTHTLDIAYRIVDSPLGKLLLAATDRGIVRVAFELEDHDAVLQFLANTVSPRILQAPARLDDAARELEEYFAGTRTEFDLTLDFRLSRGFRLNVLRHLPRIPYGDTASYAQVAQAAGSPNAVRAVGTACATNPLPLIVPCHRVVKSDGNFGGYLGGIEAKRALLRLEAAA; from the coding sequence ATGACGCTTGAACTCAGCCCCGATCACGCAGAGGTTGTTTCACTCCTGCACCCTTTGGACGCCGGACTTGAGCCGGCCATTGCCAGCCTTCATGCCCGTTTGGCACGCGACGCCCAGCTCACTCACACCCTGGACATCGCGTACAGGATCGTAGACTCCCCGCTGGGGAAGCTACTCTTGGCAGCTACGGACCGTGGAATAGTCCGCGTAGCCTTCGAGCTGGAAGACCACGACGCCGTTCTGCAGTTTCTGGCCAACACCGTGAGTCCCCGCATTCTTCAGGCTCCGGCCCGCCTGGATGACGCCGCCCGCGAACTCGAGGAGTACTTTGCGGGCACCAGGACGGAGTTCGATCTCACGCTGGATTTCCGGCTGTCCCGTGGATTCCGCCTCAACGTCCTGCGCCACCTGCCCCGGATTCCTTACGGCGACACAGCCAGCTACGCCCAGGTTGCCCAGGCGGCCGGCAGTCCGAATGCCGTGCGAGCCGTGGGAACTGCCTGCGCCACCAATCCTTTGCCCCTCATCGTGCCGTGCCACCGTGTAGTGAAGTCGGACGGCAACTTTGGCGGCTACCTCGGCGGAATCGAGGCTAAACGCGCCCTGCTCCGCCTTGAGGCGGCAGCATGA
- a CDS encoding RNA polymerase sigma factor gives MKPGQAVPKKPFEAVVREQGATVLRVCRAILGVHDADDAWSDTFLAALQAYPALPPEANVEAWLVTIAHRKCIDHVRAGSRRALPVDQPPEQRSSLGIPGDGHEDLLHALSRLPPKQRQAVAYHYLGGLPYKDVAALLGGTADAARRAAADGVKALRSALFIHPSLAHTSSKGDIL, from the coding sequence ATGAAGCCCGGGCAAGCAGTCCCCAAGAAGCCATTCGAAGCAGTGGTCCGTGAACAAGGCGCAACAGTGCTTCGTGTGTGCCGTGCAATTCTCGGCGTGCATGATGCCGATGATGCCTGGTCGGATACCTTTCTGGCCGCATTGCAGGCTTACCCGGCGCTGCCTCCTGAAGCCAACGTCGAGGCATGGCTGGTGACCATCGCCCACCGGAAATGCATAGACCATGTACGGGCTGGATCCCGCCGCGCCCTTCCCGTTGACCAACCACCGGAGCAACGCTCCAGTCTGGGCATCCCCGGGGACGGTCACGAGGATTTGCTCCATGCCCTCTCAAGGCTTCCCCCCAAGCAGCGGCAGGCCGTGGCCTACCACTACCTTGGCGGTCTTCCTTATAAGGACGTTGCAGCCTTGTTGGGCGGTACCGCAGACGCTGCCCGTCGCGCCGCAGCCGACGGCGTAAAAGCTCTCCGCTCCGCTCTTTTCATCCATCCGTCGCTGGCTCATACCTCCTCGAAAGGGGACATCTTATGA
- a CDS encoding methylated-DNA--[protein]-cysteine S-methyltransferase: MSSRHTTLDSPLGQLTLTARGEYLTGIFYEGHWHMPPADYFGDITGLDDPVFAQTRAELNEYLAGHRTAFELPLEAMGNPFQEKVWDRLKSIPFGETVSYGELAAELGDRHLAQAVGSAVGRNPISIVIPCHRVVGGNGQLTGYAGGLPNKRFLLELEEPTDVREGKLF, encoded by the coding sequence ATGAGCAGCCGGCACACCACCTTGGATTCCCCGTTGGGGCAGTTGACGCTGACTGCGCGCGGGGAATATCTCACGGGCATCTTCTATGAGGGCCACTGGCATATGCCACCGGCGGACTACTTCGGAGACATCACAGGTTTAGACGATCCCGTGTTTGCACAAACCCGGGCTGAGCTCAACGAGTATCTGGCTGGTCATCGGACAGCATTTGAGCTCCCGCTCGAAGCAATGGGCAACCCCTTTCAAGAGAAAGTCTGGGATCGGCTCAAAAGTATTCCGTTCGGTGAAACCGTCAGTTACGGCGAGCTGGCTGCTGAGCTGGGAGATCGTCATCTGGCGCAGGCGGTGGGGTCAGCCGTCGGACGTAATCCCATCAGCATCGTCATCCCCTGCCATCGTGTGGTGGGGGGCAACGGCCAACTCACCGGTTACGCAGGTGGGCTTCCAAACAAGCGTTTCCTCTTGGAATTGGAAGAGCCTACAGATGTGCGGGAGGGCAAGCTTTTCTGA
- a CDS encoding cell division protein CrgA yields MPESKPRKRPARQAQQTSAAQQYKPNPVWYKAVMFGLMILGLIWIITFYITEGQLPIREWGSWNIVAGFGIAIVGFLMTTRWRS; encoded by the coding sequence GTGCCAGAGTCCAAGCCCCGCAAGCGGCCTGCCCGTCAGGCCCAGCAGACTTCCGCCGCTCAGCAGTACAAGCCCAACCCGGTTTGGTACAAGGCGGTCATGTTCGGCCTGATGATCCTCGGACTCATCTGGATCATCACTTTCTACATCACCGAGGGGCAGCTTCCCATCCGCGAGTGGGGCTCATGGAACATCGTGGCCGGCTTCGGCATTGCGATCGTCGGATTCCTCATGACCACCCGCTGGCGCTCCTAG
- a CDS encoding class E sortase, translated as MQGDPVAHQQQTAASAVPSARQGHELRPRKRLRASDVIRKISQILGELLITAGIVLLLFVAWELWWTNVEADAKQTEAVKSFAQDFAGPITPAAPAAPVDYGPPVVTPAPAYAGMIGIMYIPRFGPDYTRPIIEGTGSDVLDTLGLGHYGSTSMPGAPGNFAVAGHRQTHGAVLDNIHTLVPGDKIYIQTADGYYTYVFRNNQIVLPDRTDVLMPVPTQAGVQPTESILTMTSCNPRFGAQERIIAYSMLDSWQPASAGPPSEIAAQVARAHGKG; from the coding sequence ATGCAAGGAGACCCTGTGGCGCATCAGCAGCAGACGGCGGCTTCAGCCGTGCCGTCCGCCCGCCAGGGCCATGAACTGCGTCCACGCAAGCGTCTCCGGGCTTCCGATGTCATCCGCAAGATCAGTCAGATCCTGGGCGAACTTCTTATTACGGCAGGCATAGTTCTCCTCCTTTTTGTGGCCTGGGAGCTGTGGTGGACCAACGTGGAAGCCGACGCCAAGCAGACGGAAGCGGTCAAAAGCTTCGCTCAGGACTTCGCGGGCCCCATCACTCCGGCGGCACCTGCCGCTCCCGTGGACTACGGACCACCAGTGGTTACTCCCGCACCGGCCTACGCAGGAATGATAGGGATTATGTATATTCCGCGCTTCGGCCCGGACTACACACGCCCCATCATTGAAGGCACCGGCTCGGATGTTCTGGACACTCTGGGGCTGGGCCACTACGGAAGCACCAGCATGCCTGGTGCGCCGGGCAACTTCGCGGTAGCCGGCCACCGTCAAACCCACGGCGCCGTGCTGGACAACATCCACACCCTGGTTCCCGGTGACAAGATCTACATCCAGACGGCAGACGGTTACTACACCTACGTTTTCCGCAACAACCAGATCGTCCTCCCGGACCGCACGGATGTTCTGATGCCCGTTCCCACCCAAGCGGGAGTCCAGCCCACGGAGAGTATCCTCACCATGACCAGTTGCAACCCGCGATTTGGGGCGCAGGAGCGGATCATTGCCTACTCAATGCTGGATAGTTGGCAACCCGCCTCAGCCGGGCCGCCGTCGGAAATTGCCGCGCAAGTAGCCCGGGCACACGGAAAGGGGTAA